In Arachis hypogaea cultivar Tifrunner chromosome 17, arahy.Tifrunner.gnm2.J5K5, whole genome shotgun sequence, a single window of DNA contains:
- the LOC112767109 gene encoding membrin-11-like isoform X3, whose amino-acid sequence MEGGRATLSDVYQSAKKLLLNTCDCLERLERLDYSASSDLSLSLSNDISQIQSLCVQMDRFWCSIAAKSQRDLWKRVKKTSLMNQYVYRKFSQHYKAIIGADFVTKELQVDDSSLYRQI is encoded by the exons ATGGAAGGCGGCAGAGCAACGCTATCGGATGTTTATCAAAGCGCGAAGAAGCTCCTCCTGAATACGTGCGACTGCTTGGAACGCCTCGAGCGCCTCGACTACTCCGCCTCCTCtgatctctccctctccctctccaacgACATCTCTCAGATCCAATCCCTATGCGTCCAGATGGATCGATTCTGGTGCTCCATCGCGGCCAAATCTCAACGCGATCTCTGGAAAAG GGTTAAGAAGACTTCTTTGATGAACCA GTACGTTTATAGAAAATTCAGCCAGCATTATAAAGCCATAATTGGTGCTGATTTCGTCACAAAGGAGCTACAAGTAGATGACTCGTCACTTTATAG GCAGATTTGA
- the LOC112767109 gene encoding ras-related protein Rab7-like isoform X2, which produces MTRHFIDLNDHEAFPFVLLGNKVDVDGGNSRKVTEKKAREWCASRGNLPYFETFAKEGYNIEDAFLNVAKIASENEHTQDIYFPGISETVLEAEQRGGCACCFFFLLQINEVCAKFFLFTRQGECSK; this is translated from the exons ATGACTCGTCACTTTATAG ATTTGAATGATCATGAAGCATTTCCCTTTGTGTTACTTGGGAACAAGGTTGATGTAGATGGTGGAAACAGTAGAAAG GTGACTGAGAAGAAAGCTAGGGAATGGTGTGCTTCTAGAGGGAACCTACCATACTTTGAAACCTTTGCAAAAGAAGGATACAATATTGAAGATGCATTTTTAAACGTAGCAAAAATTGCCTCAGAAAACGAGCACACACAAGACAT TTATTTTCCCGGAATATCTGAAACTGTTTTGGAAGCAGAACAAAGAGGTGGTTGTGCATGctgctttttttttctcttgcagATAAACGAAGTAtgtgcaaaattttttttattcactagaCAAGGTGAATGCAGCAAGTAG
- the LOC112767109 gene encoding membrin-11-like isoform X4 has product MEGGRATLSDVYQSAKKLLLNTCDCLERLERLDYSASSDLSLSLSNDISQIQSLCVQMDRFWCSIAAKSQRDLWKRVKKTSLMNQYVYRKFSQHYKAIIGADFVTKELQVDDSSLYRFE; this is encoded by the exons ATGGAAGGCGGCAGAGCAACGCTATCGGATGTTTATCAAAGCGCGAAGAAGCTCCTCCTGAATACGTGCGACTGCTTGGAACGCCTCGAGCGCCTCGACTACTCCGCCTCCTCtgatctctccctctccctctccaacgACATCTCTCAGATCCAATCCCTATGCGTCCAGATGGATCGATTCTGGTGCTCCATCGCGGCCAAATCTCAACGCGATCTCTGGAAAAG GGTTAAGAAGACTTCTTTGATGAACCA GTACGTTTATAGAAAATTCAGCCAGCATTATAAAGCCATAATTGGTGCTGATTTCGTCACAAAGGAGCTACAAGTAGATGACTCGTCACTTTATAG ATTTGAATGA
- the LOC112767109 gene encoding membrin-11-like isoform X1: protein MEGGRATLSDVYQSAKKLLLNTCDCLERLERLDYSASSDLSLSLSNDISQIQSLCVQMDRFWCSIAAKSQRDLWKRVKKTSLMNQYVYRKFSQHYKAIIGADFVTKELQVDDSSLYRFGIQQDKKGSIV, encoded by the exons ATGGAAGGCGGCAGAGCAACGCTATCGGATGTTTATCAAAGCGCGAAGAAGCTCCTCCTGAATACGTGCGACTGCTTGGAACGCCTCGAGCGCCTCGACTACTCCGCCTCCTCtgatctctccctctccctctccaacgACATCTCTCAGATCCAATCCCTATGCGTCCAGATGGATCGATTCTGGTGCTCCATCGCGGCCAAATCTCAACGCGATCTCTGGAAAAG GGTTAAGAAGACTTCTTTGATGAACCA GTACGTTTATAGAAAATTCAGCCAGCATTATAAAGCCATAATTGGTGCTGATTTCGTCACAAAGGAGCTACAAGTAGATGACTCGTCACTTTATAG ATTTGGGATACAACAGGACAAGAAAGGTTCAATAGTTTAG